Proteins from one Brevibacillus humidisoli genomic window:
- a CDS encoding flagellar protein FliT — MSSLTSLCERLLETTLKLEAVVSQSDSDAELWSALLEEREGIMDQISQLLSAGEELSATMREQYVEKADEVNRRIRSHMTARKDAVHDQIVQLQRTKQVRRHYANSGPNGYGAFFDKRK, encoded by the coding sequence ATGTCCTCGTTAACCTCGTTATGTGAACGCCTGCTGGAGACCACCCTGAAGCTGGAGGCTGTCGTCAGTCAGTCTGATTCTGATGCCGAGTTGTGGAGTGCCCTTCTTGAGGAACGGGAAGGGATTATGGACCAGATTTCCCAATTGCTGTCCGCGGGGGAAGAGTTGTCTGCTACGATGCGTGAACAATATGTGGAGAAAGCAGATGAGGTAAACCGGAGGATACGCTCCCATATGACAGCACGGAAGGACGCCGTTCATGATCAGATTGTTCAACTGCAGCGGACCAAGCAGGTGAGGCGGCATTACGCCAACTCGGGCCCAAATGGATATGGCGCTTTCTTTGATAAACGCAAATAA
- the fliS gene encoding flagellar export chaperone FliS: MLHNAAQAYQNNQVTTATPGELTLMLYNGAIRFIKQAKAAIGQQNVEQAHQHCLRVQEILYELMSTLNRDYPITEEFLKMYDYMLRRMIEANVNKDVSILSEVEELFVQFRDTWKEAMALAKQQG; encoded by the coding sequence GTGTTACACAACGCGGCCCAAGCATACCAGAATAACCAGGTTACCACTGCCACTCCTGGAGAACTGACATTGATGTTATACAACGGTGCTATTCGATTCATCAAGCAAGCGAAGGCAGCGATCGGTCAACAGAATGTGGAGCAAGCGCACCAGCACTGTCTGCGTGTGCAGGAGATCCTCTACGAACTGATGTCTACCTTGAACAGAGATTACCCGATCACTGAAGAATTTCTCAAGATGTACGATTACATGCTGCGCAGGATGATCGAGGCCAACGTGAACAAAGATGTCTCTATCCTCAGTGAAGTGGAGGAACTGTTCGTCCAGTTCCGTGACACCTGGAAGGAAGCAATGGCATTGGCGAAGCAGCAGGGGTGA